The following are from one region of the Acidobacteriota bacterium genome:
- a CDS encoding ABC transporter permease → MQSLLQDIRYGSRMLLKRPGLTFIAVVTLALGIGANTAIFSLVNTVLLRPLPVDRPEQLVSLNSESSAGDNNVPTLSYPNYRDYRDRNDVLTGLLCYRFSPISLSNSGVNERMWTYLVSGNYFDVLGVKPGLGRFFTQEDDKAPGAHPVAVITYNCWQKRFAGAPDVVGKSVIINGRSFSIIGVAQQGFHGSEISYVPEMWFPMMMLAQIEPGDNYLEDRDTANFFVQGRLKPGVTTPQAEAELKAIAAQLAREHPNENENKTIALSPPGLFGAFMRGPIVGFAGVLMAVVGLVLLLACTNLANLLLARATERRKEIAIRLAIGANRGRLVRQLLTESVLLASWGGALGLGLAYWVVDAMMAFKPPLDIPLSTELHIDYRVLLFTAAVSVLTGVVFGLLPALQATNTDLVPALKDETSISGYRRSWLRNGLVVFQVSLSLLLLICAGLVLRGLQRAQLLSPGFIAQHAIEMSFDLNLQGYDGPRSKQFKRELLERVRAVPGVQYAGLSNFVPLSMNINNNSVFVEGAPQERGANIPMTMTSSASPGFVPALGVDLLEGRDFTEQDGDTKPRAAVVNETFARRFWLGQSALGKRFSFEGVTGPWIEVVGVMRDGKYFSLGEDPSAFVYVTLRPTNGSYLTLVVRTASEPQGVIGALSSEFHQLDANLPVYSIKTMTEHMALPLFPARVAATLLGSFGLLALILAAIGIFGVMSYAVSQRTREIGIRMALGADAGRIFKLVVGHGLKLILLGLGIGLVGAFAGTRLMSSLLYGVSATDSVTFALIALLLTGVAMLACYLPARRATKVDPMIALRYE, encoded by the coding sequence ATGCAAAGTCTACTTCAAGACATTCGCTATGGCTCGCGCATGCTGCTCAAGCGGCCGGGCTTAACTTTTATTGCCGTGGTCACGCTGGCCCTGGGAATTGGGGCCAATACGGCTATCTTCAGTTTGGTCAATACCGTGTTGCTGAGACCGTTGCCAGTCGATCGACCAGAGCAACTGGTCTCGCTCAACAGCGAATCCTCGGCTGGTGATAACAACGTTCCGACGCTGTCGTATCCAAACTATCGCGACTATCGCGACCGCAACGACGTACTCACCGGCCTGCTCTGCTATCGCTTTTCGCCGATCAGTTTGAGCAACAGCGGCGTGAATGAGCGGATGTGGACCTATTTGGTTTCGGGTAATTACTTCGATGTCCTTGGGGTGAAGCCCGGGCTGGGTCGCTTCTTTACCCAGGAAGACGACAAGGCGCCGGGAGCGCATCCGGTCGCGGTCATCACTTACAACTGCTGGCAAAAACGCTTCGCGGGCGCTCCGGACGTAGTTGGCAAGAGCGTGATCATCAACGGGCGTAGCTTTTCGATTATCGGCGTCGCGCAGCAGGGCTTTCATGGATCGGAGATCAGCTACGTACCTGAGATGTGGTTTCCGATGATGATGCTGGCGCAGATCGAACCGGGCGACAATTATCTGGAAGACCGCGACACAGCCAACTTCTTCGTCCAGGGCCGCTTGAAACCCGGCGTTACCACGCCACAGGCAGAAGCCGAGCTCAAGGCCATCGCCGCGCAACTGGCGCGCGAACATCCCAACGAGAACGAAAACAAAACGATCGCACTGTCGCCGCCCGGCTTGTTCGGCGCGTTTATGCGCGGACCGATTGTGGGGTTTGCCGGAGTGTTGATGGCGGTGGTCGGATTGGTCTTGCTGCTGGCTTGCACGAATCTTGCGAACCTGTTGTTGGCGCGCGCGACCGAGCGGCGCAAGGAGATTGCGATTCGGCTGGCTATCGGCGCGAACCGCGGGCGTCTCGTTCGGCAACTGCTGACCGAAAGCGTCCTTTTGGCGTCCTGGGGCGGCGCGCTGGGATTAGGGCTCGCTTATTGGGTTGTGGATGCGATGATGGCGTTCAAGCCGCCGCTCGACATTCCGCTTTCGACAGAGTTGCACATTGATTATCGCGTGCTGCTTTTCACCGCCGCAGTCTCGGTGTTGACCGGCGTCGTGTTCGGGTTGCTGCCCGCGCTGCAAGCTACCAACACGGACCTCGTGCCCGCGTTAAAAGACGAAACTTCCATCAGCGGTTATCGCCGGTCCTGGCTGCGCAACGGACTGGTTGTGTTTCAAGTCTCGTTATCCCTGCTGCTGTTGATCTGCGCCGGTTTGGTCCTACGCGGTTTGCAACGCGCGCAGTTGCTCAGTCCCGGCTTCATAGCGCAACACGCGATCGAGATGTCCTTCGATCTGAACCTGCAAGGCTACGATGGGCCGCGCAGCAAGCAGTTCAAACGTGAATTGCTTGAACGTGTGCGCGCGGTCCCCGGCGTGCAGTATGCCGGGTTGTCGAACTTCGTTCCGCTCAGCATGAACATCAACAACAACAGCGTCTTCGTCGAGGGCGCGCCTCAGGAGCGCGGGGCGAATATTCCGATGACGATGACCTCCAGTGCGTCCCCGGGCTTCGTCCCGGCGTTGGGAGTGGACTTGCTGGAAGGCCGCGATTTCACGGAACAGGATGGCGATACAAAGCCGCGCGCGGCAGTGGTCAACGAGACCTTCGCCCGCCGCTTCTGGCTGGGCCAATCCGCGCTCGGCAAACGATTCAGCTTCGAAGGCGTCACCGGCCCGTGGATCGAGGTCGTAGGTGTGATGAGAGACGGCAAGTACTTTAGTCTCGGCGAAGACCCGTCGGCATTCGTCTATGTGACTCTGCGCCCGACAAACGGAAGCTACCTGACGCTGGTCGTTCGGACGGCGAGCGAGCCGCAAGGGGTGATCGGCGCGCTGAGCAGTGAGTTTCATCAACTCGACGCCAATCTGCCGGTCTACAGCATCAAGACGATGACCGAGCACATGGCTCTGCCGCTGTTTCCGGCGCGGGTAGCCGCGACGCTCCTGGGCAGTTTCGGTTTGCTGGCCTTGATTCTGGCGGCCATAGGGATCTTCGGGGTTATGTCTTACGCGGTCAGCCAGCGCACGCGCGAGATCGGCATTCGGATGGCGCTCGGCGCGGATGCCGGCAGGATTTTCAAGCTTGTGGTCGGGCACGGGTTGAAGCTGATCTTGCTCGGTCTGGGTATCGGCCTGGTCGGCGCCTTTGCCGGAACGCGGTTGATGTCGAGTTTGCTCTATGGCGTGAGCGCTACCGATTCGGTCACGTTTGCGCTCATCGCGTTGCTGCTCACGGGGGTGGCGATGCTCGCCTGTTATCTGCCGGCGCGTCGCGCGACGAAAGTAGACCCGATGATCGCGCTCAGATACGAATAG
- a CDS encoding ABC transporter permease, translated as METLLHDARYAVRTLLRSPGFSTVAVLVLALGIGANTAIFSVVNGVLLKALPFPEPDRLVALSESSTKSPVMAVAYPNYLDWRARQGVFENLGARMPAGGVLTGDGEPERVIGRWVTASFFPTLGVRPQLGRFFDEVEDKAGAERVMVISYGLWQRRFGGDPDLIGKTIFYNSEGWTVIGVTPRGFDYYGQTNVNNDFFIPLGHLAGQPYMGDRHSHVVFVTGRMKPGVSIEQARTEMNTISAQLEEEHPASNTGNSAALTSFLDDYVGDSRPALLVISAVAGFVLLIACANVANLLLARAASRQKEIALRIALGAGRWRVVRQLLTESLVLAFAGGALGLLIAVWGVDLLIKLNPDGLPRLEDIAVDPRALGFTLLVTLLTGVTFGLAPALQTSKVDLNDALKEGGRQASGGRGARRLRAALVIGEVALSLMLLIGAGLLVKSFRQLMQVDPGFDARNVLTMRLRLADAKYREASQTTGFLKEVMRRVTTLPGVRHVSVATGFPLGRGSDNGYWIEGQPEPQKPGDWSSAVSQSVSEDYHQTLGIALLTGRYFTERDTADAPPVIIVDENFVRRHFEGHSINSALGTRLRFGGSGEPWREIVGVVSPVRHVGLEEVGRLGIYRPWLQINPRWLADFTRSMDLIVKTDTEPESFVAAIKGEVQTVDRDVPLGNVQTLASLLDESIAPRRFSLFLVALFAVIALLLGTVGLYGVMSYAVTQRTREFGIRVALGAQRNDVLRLVIGQGIVLSLSGVALGLAGSFALTRLMSSLLFSVSATDPITFVVVSLLLTSVALAACYLPARRATKVDPMIALRYE; from the coding sequence GTGGAGACTTTGCTGCACGACGCTCGGTACGCCGTACGCACTCTGTTGAGAAGCCCGGGCTTTTCGACGGTGGCGGTGTTGGTGCTCGCGCTCGGCATTGGCGCCAACACGGCGATTTTCAGCGTGGTCAACGGCGTGCTGCTTAAGGCGCTCCCTTTTCCTGAGCCGGACCGGCTGGTTGCGCTCTCTGAAAGCTCCACAAAATCGCCGGTGATGGCAGTCGCCTACCCGAACTACCTCGACTGGCGGGCGCGGCAGGGAGTCTTCGAGAATCTTGGCGCGAGAATGCCGGCAGGCGGCGTGCTTACGGGCGACGGCGAGCCCGAGCGGGTGATCGGCCGCTGGGTGACCGCGAGTTTCTTTCCCACTCTCGGAGTGCGTCCGCAACTCGGGCGCTTCTTCGATGAGGTTGAAGACAAGGCGGGCGCGGAGCGCGTGATGGTCATCAGCTACGGCTTATGGCAGCGGCGCTTTGGCGGGGACCCGGATCTCATCGGTAAGACCATCTTCTATAACAGCGAAGGCTGGACGGTCATCGGCGTGACCCCGAGGGGTTTTGATTATTACGGCCAGACAAATGTGAACAACGATTTCTTCATTCCGCTTGGCCACCTCGCCGGTCAGCCGTACATGGGCGATCGTCACTCGCATGTTGTGTTCGTCACGGGACGGATGAAGCCCGGCGTTAGTATCGAGCAGGCGCGGACGGAAATGAATACGATCTCCGCGCAGCTCGAGGAGGAACATCCCGCATCGAACACTGGCAACAGCGCAGCGCTGACGTCGTTCCTGGATGATTACGTCGGCGATTCACGGCCCGCGTTGTTGGTGATCTCGGCGGTCGCAGGGTTTGTGTTGTTGATTGCCTGCGCGAATGTCGCGAACCTCCTTCTCGCCCGAGCCGCCTCCCGTCAGAAGGAGATCGCCCTGCGAATCGCGCTCGGCGCGGGACGCTGGCGCGTCGTGCGGCAGTTGCTGACCGAGAGCCTCGTGCTCGCTTTTGCCGGCGGAGCGCTGGGCTTGCTGATCGCCGTCTGGGGTGTTGATCTACTGATCAAACTCAATCCGGACGGCCTTCCGCGGTTGGAAGACATTGCGGTCGATCCGCGGGCACTCGGCTTCACACTGCTTGTGACGCTGTTGACTGGAGTCACCTTCGGCCTCGCTCCCGCGCTCCAAACTTCAAAAGTAGACTTGAATGACGCTCTGAAAGAAGGTGGCCGGCAAGCTTCAGGCGGCCGGGGCGCTCGGCGTTTGCGCGCTGCGCTGGTAATCGGTGAAGTGGCGCTGTCGCTGATGTTGCTCATTGGGGCCGGTCTGCTGGTCAAGAGCTTTCGGCAACTGATGCAGGTCGATCCGGGTTTTGACGCAAGGAACGTGTTGACGATGCGTCTGCGCTTGGCCGATGCAAAATACCGCGAAGCTTCGCAGACGACGGGTTTTCTCAAAGAGGTGATGCGCCGCGTAACCACGTTGCCAGGCGTGCGGCACGTGAGCGTGGCTACCGGATTCCCGCTCGGCCGCGGCAGCGATAACGGCTACTGGATCGAAGGGCAACCGGAGCCTCAAAAACCGGGAGATTGGTCGAGCGCCGTCAGTCAATCGGTCAGCGAGGACTATCATCAGACATTGGGAATCGCTCTCCTGACCGGACGATACTTCACCGAGCGTGACACGGCAGACGCCCCGCCGGTGATAATAGTCGATGAGAACTTTGTTCGCCGGCACTTCGAAGGCCACTCCATTAATAGTGCGCTCGGCACGCGGTTGCGCTTCGGTGGCAGCGGCGAGCCGTGGCGCGAGATCGTTGGCGTCGTGAGTCCGGTTCGGCATGTAGGGTTGGAAGAAGTTGGGCGTCTAGGGATTTACCGTCCCTGGCTGCAGATCAATCCGAGATGGCTTGCAGACTTTACTCGCTCGATGGATTTGATCGTAAAGACCGACACGGAGCCTGAAAGTTTCGTTGCGGCGATCAAGGGAGAAGTGCAAACCGTAGATCGAGACGTGCCGTTAGGAAATGTGCAGACTCTCGCATCGCTGCTCGATGAATCGATTGCGCCGCGCCGCTTCAGCTTGTTCCTGGTCGCGCTGTTTGCAGTCATCGCGTTGCTACTCGGTACCGTTGGGCTCTATGGCGTTATGTCGTATGCGGTTACTCAGCGCACGCGCGAGTTCGGCATTCGGGTAGCGCTCGGCGCTCAGCGGAACGATGTGCTCAGGCTGGTCATTGGACAGGGCATTGTTCTTTCGTTAAGCGGGGTGGCGTTAGGGCTTGCTGGATCGTTTGCGTTGACGCGACTGATGAGCAGTTTGTTGTTCAGCGTGAGTGCGACCGATCCGATCACGTTTGTAGTCGTGTCGCTGCTACTGACAAGCGTGGCGCTTGCGGCCTGTTATCTTCCCGCGCGCCGGGCGACGAAGGTAGACCCGATGATTGCGCTAAGATACGAATGA
- a CDS encoding ABC transporter permease, producing METFFQDMRYGLRLLIKRPGFTAVAVIALALGIGANSAIFSVVNGVVLRALPYKDPEQLMMVWSKRPLLQAQVGSAEFPVSAGDFIDWRDQNQVFEQIAAFHTQPFNITGAGEPEFLGGVRASASLFSLLGVEPKLGRTFTVDEDQPGAGQVVLISHGLWQRRFGSDPNIVGQKLTLNDQPYTVVGVLPAGFQFPRKGEMPAGYQFPRQADLYTPLAWTPAQATNRGRNFLAVIARLKPQVTIEQAGAEMDAIAEQLKQQYPQTNTNKEAFLVALHQQVVGKVRTALLVLLGAVGFVLLIACANVANLLLARAASRQKEMAIRTALGASRFRVIRQLLTESVLLSLVGGTLGLLLALWGIELLLAISPGNLPRIDTIGIDGRVFAFTLAISVLTGIGFGLAPAIQVSKPDLNDALKEGGRASSVGHNRFRGLLVVSEVALSLVLLIGAGLMIRSFVALLNVDPGLNAKNVLTLDIGLPRTKYTGPQQTAFFEQVIARLQALPGVQSAGAVYPLPLSGAEEGMGFNIDGRQSVPGQAFNAGPRWVSNEYFNTIGISLLRGREFTERDNAGSPRVVVINDAMARAYWPDEDPLGKRVSFDQINEAPNWREIVGVVRDVKHSAVDANSKPEMYFPFPQFPLFFMTVVVRTTGDPLNLVAAARSEVLAVNADQPISNIHTMEELIANSIAQRRFNMLLLGIFAGVALLLSAVGIYGVMSYSVAQRTHELGVRMALGAQTSHVVSLVVKQGMALALAGVGIGLAAAFALTRIMASLLYGVSATDPLTFSVIAVLLASVALLACYLPARRATKVDPMIALRYE from the coding sequence ATGGAGACTTTCTTTCAAGATATGCGTTACGGTCTGCGGCTCCTGATCAAGCGGCCGGGCTTTACCGCGGTGGCGGTCATCGCGCTCGCCCTGGGCATCGGCGCCAACAGCGCGATCTTCAGCGTCGTGAACGGCGTAGTGTTGCGAGCCTTGCCCTACAAGGACCCCGAGCAACTGATGATGGTCTGGAGCAAGAGACCCTTGCTTCAAGCGCAAGTGGGCTCCGCCGAATTTCCGGTCTCGGCCGGTGACTTCATCGATTGGCGGGACCAGAATCAAGTCTTCGAACAGATCGCTGCATTTCACACTCAGCCGTTCAACATCACCGGCGCCGGTGAGCCCGAGTTTCTTGGCGGCGTGCGCGCGTCGGCCAGCTTGTTTTCATTGCTTGGCGTCGAGCCGAAGCTCGGCCGGACCTTCACGGTTGACGAGGACCAGCCGGGCGCTGGTCAAGTGGTGCTCATCAGCCACGGGCTATGGCAGCGGCGCTTCGGCTCCGACCCGAACATAGTAGGCCAGAAGCTCACGCTCAACGATCAGCCTTACACCGTCGTGGGCGTGTTGCCGGCCGGGTTCCAATTCCCGCGCAAGGGCGAGATGCCCGCCGGCTACCAGTTCCCACGGCAAGCGGATCTCTACACACCGCTTGCCTGGACTCCCGCGCAAGCCACCAACCGCGGACGGAACTTCCTCGCGGTGATCGCGCGACTCAAGCCGCAAGTCACCATCGAGCAAGCTGGGGCCGAGATGGATGCCATAGCGGAGCAGTTGAAGCAGCAGTATCCGCAGACCAATACCAACAAGGAAGCCTTCCTTGTAGCGCTGCATCAACAAGTCGTCGGAAAAGTGCGCACGGCGTTGCTGGTGCTTCTGGGCGCGGTGGGTTTTGTGCTTTTGATCGCCTGCGCGAACGTCGCCAACCTTTTGCTGGCCCGAGCCGCTTCTCGGCAAAAGGAGATGGCGATTCGCACCGCGCTCGGCGCAAGCCGTTTTCGTGTGATCCGGCAGTTGCTGACAGAAAGCGTGCTTCTGTCTTTGGTCGGAGGAACACTCGGGCTGCTTCTCGCGCTCTGGGGGATCGAACTGCTTCTGGCGATCAGCCCCGGCAACTTGCCTCGCATCGATACGATTGGGATTGACGGGCGGGTCTTCGCCTTCACGCTGGCGATCTCGGTGCTCACAGGAATCGGTTTCGGTTTAGCGCCGGCCATCCAGGTCTCGAAGCCCGACCTTAACGACGCGCTAAAAGAAGGCGGTCGCGCGTCATCTGTCGGCCATAACAGATTTCGTGGCCTGCTGGTCGTCTCCGAGGTAGCTCTATCGCTGGTGCTGTTGATCGGCGCGGGACTGATGATCCGCAGCTTCGTCGCACTGCTCAACGTCGATCCAGGGTTGAACGCGAAGAACGTACTGACCCTTGATATCGGGCTGCCGCGAACCAAGTACACGGGTCCGCAGCAGACTGCGTTCTTTGAGCAGGTCATCGCTCGGCTGCAAGCTTTACCGGGAGTGCAGTCGGCGGGCGCGGTCTATCCTTTGCCGCTCAGCGGCGCCGAAGAAGGGATGGGCTTCAACATCGACGGACGGCAATCGGTTCCCGGGCAGGCATTCAACGCAGGTCCGCGGTGGGTCAGCAACGAGTACTTCAACACGATAGGTATTTCGTTGCTCAGAGGCCGCGAGTTTACCGAGCGCGACAACGCCGGCTCGCCGCGAGTGGTGGTCATCAATGACGCGATGGCGCGCGCTTACTGGCCCGATGAAGATCCGCTCGGCAAGCGCGTATCGTTCGATCAGATCAACGAAGCGCCCAATTGGCGTGAGATCGTCGGCGTTGTGAGAGACGTCAAGCACTCGGCGGTGGATGCCAATTCGAAGCCCGAGATGTACTTTCCGTTTCCACAATTCCCTTTGTTTTTCATGACGGTGGTCGTGCGCACAACCGGCGATCCGCTCAACCTGGTCGCGGCCGCCCGTAGCGAGGTGCTGGCGGTGAATGCGGACCAACCGATCTCAAATATTCACACGATGGAAGAGCTGATCGCGAATTCCATCGCGCAACGGAGATTCAACATGCTGCTGCTGGGTATCTTTGCCGGGGTGGCGTTGTTGCTCTCCGCGGTTGGAATCTACGGCGTGATGTCTTACTCGGTCGCTCAGCGCACGCATGAGCTGGGGGTGAGGATGGCGCTGGGAGCCCAGACTTCTCACGTCGTTTCGCTGGTCGTGAAACAGGGGATGGCGCTTGCGTTGGCTGGAGTGGGTATCGGATTGGCGGCGGCGTTCGCATTGACCCGCATAATGGCGAGCTTGCTCTATGGTGTGAGCGCGACAGACCCGCTGACCTTTTCGGTTATTGCGGTGCTGCTGGCGTCGGTGGCGCTGTTGGCTTGTTATCTCCCGGCGCGTCGCGCGACAAAGGTCGATCCCATGATCGCGCTGAGGTATGAATGA